The Streptomyces sp. NBC_00659 genomic interval CGGACCCTGGCCCGCGCCGACCTGTCCGCGCTGCGGCGGGGCCCCGAGGGGACCGCCGGGGGCGGAGGGGGCTCCGGCACCGAGCGAGGGACCGCCCGAGCGACGGGCCGCGGACGCACCGGCCGAGGCCTGCGCCGCGGCGGGGCCGCCGCCGACGGCACTCTGGCCCGGCTTGTTCGGCATGGGCTTCTTGCCGCCCTGAGCGACGTCCACCGGCAGCATGACCAGCGCGGTCGTACCGCCGGAGTCGGACGGGCGAAGCTGGATACGGATGCCGTGACGCTGCGACAGACGACCGACCACGAACAGACCCATGCGTCGGGAGACGGAGACGTCCACCGTGGGCGGAGCGGCGAGCCGCTCGTTGATCGCGGCCAGGTCCTCGGGGGACAGACCGATACCGGTGTCGTGGATCTCGATCAGCACCCGGCCGTCGGGCAGGGCGTGACCGGTGACCTTGACCTTGGTCTGCGGGGAGGAGAACGACGTGGCGTTCTCCAGCAGCTCCGCGAGCAGGTGGACGAGGTCGTTGACGACCCGGCCGGCGACCTCGGTGCCGGGCACCGAGGAGAGTTCGATGCGCTCGTACTGCTCCACCTCGGAGGCGGCGGCGCGGAGCACGTCGACCAGCGGGACCGGGCGGGTCCAGCGGCGACCGGGCTCTTCACCGGCGAGGACGAGGAGGTTTTCACCGTTACGGCGCATGCGGGTCGCGAGGTGGTCGAGCTTGAACAGCGAGGAGAGCTGGTCGGGGTCGGCCTCGCGGGACTCCAGCTCGGATATGAGCGAGAGCTGACGCTGGATAAGACCCTGGGAACGGCGCGAGAGGTTGGTGAACATCGCGTTGACGTTGCCTCGCAGAAGGGCCTGCTCGGCGGCGAGGCGGACAGCCTCGCGGTGCACGTCGTCGAAGGCCGCGGCCACCTGGCCGATCTCGTCCCGGGAGTGCACACCGACCGACTCCACGGAGGTGTCGACGTCCTGCGGGTCCGACTCCGAGAGCTGCTTGACGAGCTCGGGCAGACGGTCCGAGGCGACCCGGGTGGCGGTGTCCTGGAGACGGCGCAGCGAGCGGATCATGGACCGGGCCACGACGAAGGCGCCGACGAGCGAGACACCGAGGACGAGCAGGATCAGTACACCGGAGATGATCGCTTCACTCTGGGACTCGTTACGCAGCTCACGGGCCTTCTGCTCCATCTCGCTGAGCAGCGTGGTCTCGATCTTCGACATCTGGTCGATCTTGGCCGAGTCGTCGTCGAGCCAGTCCTTGTAGGACCGCTTGTTCTGCGACTTGAGGCCCTCGGAGTTGCTCAGCACACGCTTGGCGTACTGGTCGGCCGACTTGATCGTCGGGTTGTCACCCTCGATCGGCAGGAGCAGTTCCGTGTTGCCCTCGCCGTAGATGTTCTTGAAGCTGCTGGTCTCGGACTCCTGGCTCTGCTGCGCGGACTGCGCGTACTGCTGGTCGTTCTTGGAGAGGGTTCCGAAGACCTTCGGCTGCGTGGGAAGCGCGGCGGCGATGACGGCCCGCTGGATGGAGGCGTACTCCTTGGCGGAGGAGAACGCGGCCAGCGCGCGGGTGCGCTGGATCATCTCCGGGTTGCTGGTCGCCTCGGCCATGTCCTGCGAGAGCGCGAGGAGCTCGGTGATCAGGCGGTGGTAGGCGTCCACCGTCTGGGTCGAGTTCTGCGGGTCGTTGTAGGCGGCACCGCGGATCGTGTTGAGGTTGTACAGCTCGTGCACGACACCGACGAGGCTGTCGTGCACGCCGACGAGCTGGCCCTCGGCCGTCGCGTTGTCGACCTGCTGCGTGCCTTGGAGGAAGTGCTTCCTCGCCACGTCGGTCTTGTCGCGCGCCGACTTGACCTCGTAGTCGTTGGCCAGGGCGCCCTGTGTCAGCGGACCGGCCGTCTCGTCGCGCTCCTGCTGGAGCGCGGCGGCGAGCTCGGTGGCCTGCTTGGTCATCTCGGTCAGCAGCCGCATGTTGTCGAGCTGCTGGATGTTGTCCATCGACTCGTTGATGCGGAGCGCACCCAGCGAGGTCGCGGCGACCACGGGGAGCGCGAGCAGCGAGACAAGTCGCGTCGAGATGCGCCAGTTGCGCAGGGCTACACGCGAGCCGTAGCTCGGTGTGCCCGTCGACGTGGCATCGGTCGTGGTGGCGGGAGCCTTGGGCTTCGCGCCGGCGCGAGCGGAGTGTTCACCGCTGCCGCCGACCTCTGCCGGTCCCGGGTTCTGGGCGTGCTGGGGCGAGGAACCGCGGTCGGTCCCGCCGCGCGGCTCCGGCTCCGCCGAAGCGCTGCCATCCCTCTTGAAACGTCCCTGCACTAGCGTCGCAACCTCTGGACCAGGCGCCCCTCCGCTGGAACGGCGGGGCGGTGTCGGCGTTGTACACGGACGCAGATGCGCCCTGTGTCTGTGGTCTGAATGACCGGCGCAGGTTCCCCCTTCCCGCCGCCACTCGGCGCTGAGTAGCGCCCCTGCGCGCCGGATTCGTGAATCCGCGGCGGTCCGAGGAATTCCAGCACAGTGCAGGATCTCCAACAAGGGCCATGTACCAGGCTGTGACCTCCGTGACAGCATGTGAGTGACAGGTCACGAGGCGTGTAAAGGGTTCTCGTACATACCGGGCATAGGCCTACGAGCCATGGGCGTCACAGCCGTGTCCCAGTCGCGATGATCAGGAGCGGAATGACTGGTTCAGTGGAGTAATGTCCGTTTGGTCGGCCCGTATTGGGGGCCACGATTGACCGGTTTGCCCCTTGGTAAGTGAGCAAACTCACACAGCGATCATGGCCTCTTCACGGCATCGCCAGGGAATTGAATGTTTAGCCTGACGCTTTACAGGGATGGCGAATCCGACAACCCGCGTCTATGTGGGGCTCTTTGACCCCGACCGGCGCCCAGGACGACAAGGTCGAGCAAAACGGTGAAGACGACGATGATGTTCCGCAACATTGCCAATCCGCGGCGCACGACGCTGGCGCACCTCGAGGACGCCGATGCCCTGCGCACGCCGGAGCGGCCGGAGCACTCGGTCGAGCTCCCCCTCCAGACGGCCAACCCCCGCCGCACCGTCCTGATGGACGCCCCGGTCACGGTCGCCGCCGCCGCGGAGTGAACGCGGTGACCGGCGAAGGGCCGCGCACCGCGCGGCCCGGCCGGTCACGGACACCCCTCCACGAGGGCACCCCCACCCCTGGCCCGGACCGGCGCGCCGCCGCCCGTCACCCCGGAGCACGCCCCGCCGTTCACCGCACCGGCGGATATACGCGAAGCCCGCAGCCCTTGCCGCGTTAGCCTGGAGCGTCAGACTCCAGCCAGCTCAGTGAGGGGCGCCAGGATCCCGTGCGCATCGCCAGATTCTCCATCGACGGCAACGTCGCTTTCGGCGCGGTCGAGGGCGACAAGCCGGACGAGCTCGTCCTCGACATCATCAAGGGCATCCCGTTCGCGGACTTCGAGCTCTCCGGTACGAAGGTCCCGCTGAACAAGGTCCGGCTGCTGCCGCCGGTGCTCCCGAACAAGGTCGTGGCCTTCGGCCGCAACTACGCGGAGCACGCCAAGGAGCTCGGCAACGAGGTGCCCGACGCCCCGTTCGCCTTCTTCAAGCCGTCGACCTCCGTGACCGGTCCGGGCGACCCGATCCAGTACCCCTCCTTCTCCAGCGAGCTGCACCACGAGGCCGAGCTCGCCGTCGTCATCGGCCGCATGTGCCGCGAGGTCCCGCGCGAGCGCGTCAAGGACGTCATCCTGGGCTACACCTGCGCCAACGACGTCACCGCCCGCGATGTGCAGAGGCGCGAGAAGCAGTGGGCCCGCGCCAAGGGCTTCGACAGCTCCTGCCCCCTCGGCCCCTGGGTGGAGACGGACCTGGACCCCGCGGACCTGACCATCCAGTGCACGGTCAACGGCCAGCAGCGCCAGCTCGGCCGGACCAGCGAGATGATCCACTCCATCGAGGACCTGATCGTCAACATCACCGAGGCCATGACGCTGCTCCCCGGCGACGTGATCCTCACCGGCACCCCGGCTGGGGTCGGCCCCCTGAACGTCGGCGACGAGGTCGCCGTCACCATCGAAGGCATCGGCACTCTCACCAACAAGGTGATCAAGCGTGGCTAACGTCCGTGTACGTTTCTGTCCCTCCCCGACCGGCAACCCCCATGTCGGGCTGGTCCGCACCGCCCTGTTCAACTGGGCGTTCGCCCGGCACAACGAAGGCACCCTGGTCTTCCGCATCGAGGACACCGACGCGGCCCGCGACTCCGAGGAGTCGTACGACCAGCTCCTCGACTCGATGCGCTGGCTGGGCTTCGACTGGGACGAGGGCCCCGAGATCGGCGGCCCGCACGCGCCGTACCGCCAGTCGCAGCGCATGGACATCTACGCGGATGTCGCCGCCAAGCTCCTGGACGCGGGCCACGCGTACCGCTGCTACTGCTCGACCGAGGAGCTGGACACCCGCCGCGACGCCGCCCGCGCCGCCGGCAAGCCCTCCGGCTACGACGGCCACTGCCGCGACCTGTCCGCCGAGCAGAAGGCCGCCTACGAGGCCGAGGGCCGCAAGCCCATCGTCCGCTTCCGGATGCCCGACGAGGCGATCACCTTCGACGACCTGGTCCGCGGCGAGATCACGTACCTCCCGGAGAACGTCCCGGACTACGGCATCGTCCGTGCCAACGGCGCCCCGCTGTACACGCTCGTCAACCCCGTCGACGACGCCCTGATGGAGATCACCCACGTCCTGCGCGGCGAGGACCTGCTCTCCTCCACCCCCCGGCAGATCGCCCTCTACAAGGCGCTGACCGAGCTGGGCATCGCCAAGGAGACCCCGGCCTTCGGCCACCTCCCGTACGTGATGGGCGAGGGCAACAAGAAGCTCTCCAAGCGCGACCCGGAGTCGTCGCTCAACCTCTACAGGGAGCGCGGCTTCCTCCCCGAGGGCCTGCTGAACTACCTCTCCCTGCTCGGCTGGTCGCTCGCGGCGGACCGCGACATCTTCTCGATCGACGAGATGGTCGCCGCGTTCGACGTCACGGACGTGAACCCGAACCCGGCCCGCTTCGACCTGAAGAAGTGCGAGGCGATCAACGCCGACCACATCCGCATGCTCGATGTGAAGGACTTCACCGAGCGCTGCGCCCCCTGGCTGCGCGCCCCCTTCGCGCCCTGGGCGCCGGAGGACTTCGACGAGGCGCAGTGGCAGGCCATCGCCCCGCACGCCCAGTCGCGGATGAAGGTCCTCTCCGAGATCACGGACAACGTCGACTTCCTGTTCCTGCCGGAGCCGGCCGTCGACGAGGCGTCCTGGACGAAGGCGATGAAGGAGGGCAGCGACGCCCTGCTCCGGACGGCCCGCGAGAAGCTGGAGGCGGCCGACTGGACCTCCCCGGAGTCCCTGAAGGAGGCCGTCCTGGCCGCCGGTGAGGAGCACGGCCTCAAGCTCGGCAAGGCCCAGGCCCCGGTCCGCGTCGCCGTCACCGGCCGCACGGTCGGCCTGCCGCTCTTCGAGTCCCTGGAGATCCTGGGCAAGGAGAAGACGCTGGCGCGCGTCGACGCCGCGCTGGAGCGGCTCGCGGCCTAGCCCGCAGACGTACGCGACAGGGGCGGTGTCCGGTTCGGGCGCCGCCCCTGTCGCGTGTGCGCCGCCCCTGCCGCATGTGCCCGGCCTGTCACTCTCGGTTCACCGTTCCCGTCAACTCCCTCTTGAGGTAGCGCAGTTGTACGTCCGCTGTGCCCCTGACCGACACGACTGCCACCGTCCGAGGGACAGCCGCCCGCCCCCGGGGATACCGTCGGCGCATGAGCATCGACGCCGTGGTCTGGGACATCGACGACACGCTCTTCGACTACACGGCCGCCGACCGGGCGGGCATGCGGGACCATCTCGCCGCCGAGGGCCTGCTCGACGGCGGGACGACCGTCGAGCAGGCCCTCGCGCGCTGGCGGGAGATCACCGACGCCCAGTGGGCGAGGTACGCGGCCGGCGAGACGGACTGGCAGGGCCAGCGGCGGGACCGTGTCCGGGTGTTCCTGGGGGAGCCGCTGAGCGACACCGAGGCCGACGCCTGGTTCGACCGGTACGTCACGCACTACGAGGGCGCCTGGGCGCTCTTCCCGGACGTCCTGCCCGTCCTGGACGCGCTCGTGGCCAGCCACCGGCACGCCGTGCTGTCCAACTCCAGCCTCCTCGTGCAGGACCGCAAGCTGCGCGTCCTCGGTGTGCACGACCGCTTCGAGGCCATCCTGTGCGCCGCCGAACTCGGCGTCTCCAAACCCGCGGCGGCCGCCTTCCACGCGGCCTGTGACGCCCTGGGGCTGCCGCCGCACCGCGTCGCCTATGTCGGGGACCATCCGGAGATCGACGGGCGCGGCGCCGCCGACGCCGGTCTGCTCTCGGTCTGGATCGACCGGGGCGGTGCCCACGCCGCCGCCGCCGGACGGACGGGTCCGCGTCGCATCGGATCGCTGGCCGAGTTGCCCGCGATCCTCGACACGGATACCCGTTTTGGAGCGTGGTCCACCTTCGGGTAATGTTCTTTCTGCGCCGCCGGGAGCGGGCCGAAAGGCCGGAGCCCGGAGGTGCCAGCTAAAACAAGATCCCCCTGAGGGGTTGCGTTTCAGTGGCCTATGGTGTAATTGGCAACACTACGGTTTCTGGTACCGTCATTCTAGGTTCGAGTCCTGGTAGGCCAGCTCGCAGAGCTCATCTGCACACGCGGAAATCCAGATCCGCACCCGCCCCCGTTGTGTAGCGGCCTAGCACGCTGCCCTCTCACGGCAGTAGCGCCGGTTCGAATCCGGTCGGGGGTACAGATCCTTCCCAGGGAGGCAGTCCGGGTCGCACCCGCTGCCCCTCATGCAGGATCGCTAGGGCCCCCGTTGTGTAGCGGCCTAGCACGCTGCCCTCTCACGGCAGTAGCGCCGGTTCGAATCCGGTCGGGGGTACTGGTCTAAACCACCATGGGCTATGGTGTAATTGGCAACACTACGGTTTCTGGTACCGTCATTCTAGGTTCGAGTCCTGGTAGCCCAGCTCCGAATCTGCGGAAACGCAGGATTCAGGCCCCCGTTGTGTAGCGGCCTAGCACGCTGCCCTCTCACGGCAGTAGCGCCGGTTCGAATCCGGTCGGGGGTACAAGGTCCGCAAGGGTCTCCACTTCGGTGGGGGCCCTTTCGGCGTTCGGAGATCAACTCGGACCGCGGTGCCATGAGGGAGATCGGCTCGGACCACGGTGCGGTGAGTTGGATCACCCCGGAAACGAGGCGCGGGGTGCACGGGCTCGGTGAGCCGGTACACCCCGCGTACGGGACGGTGCGCTTCGGGAAGGGCCTGCCGCGGCGTTGAGGCCGGCCCTTCCCCTCGCGCGGGGGAATCGGAGCGAAGGTCAGCCCGTGCGGCGCAGGGCCTCGGAGAGGCGGCCGGCGGCGTCGATGACCGCCTGGGCGTGCATACGGCCCGGGTGGCGGGACAGGCGCTCGATCGGCCCGGAGACCGAGACGGCGGCCACGACACGGTTCGAGGGGCCGCGGACCGGCGCGGAGACGGACGCCACGCCCGGCTCGCGTTCACCGATCGACTGGGCCCAGCCGCGGCGCCGTACTCCCGACAGCGCGGTGGCGGTGAAGCGGGCGCCCTGGAGACCGCGGTGCAGCCGCTCCGGCTCCTCCCAGGCCATCAGGATCTGGGCGGAGGAACCGGCCTTCATGGTGAGCGTGGAGCCCACCGGGACCGTGTCCCGCAGACCGGACAGCCGCTCGGCCGCGGCGACGCAGATGCGCATGTCGCCCTGGCGGCGGTAGAGCTGCGCGCTCTCGCCCGTGATGTCCCTCAGGTGCGTGAGCACCGGGCCCGCCGTCGCGAGGAGGCGGTCCTCCCCGGCGGCCGCGGCCAGTTCGGCGAGCCGGGGTCCGAGGATGAAACGGCCCTGCATGTCGCGCGCCACCATGCGGTGGTGTTCAAGTGCCACGGCGAGGCGATGTGCCGTGGGTCGTGCCAGTCCGGTCGCCGCGACCAAGCCTGCGAGGGTGGCCGGACCGGACTCCAGAGCGCTCAGGACAAGGGCTGCCTTGTCCAGAACGCCGACGCCGCTACTGTTGTCCATGAAACGATACTCGCGTCTCACTCTGTGAAACGCAAGTTCAATTTCCGGTGGAACGCGCCACCCTTGTAGACACAGCGGCCCGCGAACCAACGGGTCCGGCGGACGACGTCCGGTACGAGGGGTACGGACGTTCAACCGCCCCGGAAATCTCTAGTTGGGCCGGCGCCACACAAGCCGGCCGGAGGGAAAGCGATGGGTAGGACACTCGCGGAGAAGGTCTGGGACGACCATGTCGTCCGGCGCGCCGATGGCGAACCCGACCTCCTCTTCATCGATCTGCACCTGCTGCACGAGGTGACCAGCCCGCAGGCCTTCGACGGCCTGCGTCAGGCGGGGCGCCCGGTGCGCCGCCTCGACCTCACCATCGCCACCGAGGACCACAACACCCCGACCCTCGACATCGACAAGCCCATCGCGGACCCGGTCTCCCGGGTCCAGCTGGAGACGCTGCGCAAGAACGCCGCCGAATTCGGCGTGCGGCTGCACTCGCTGGGCGACGTCGAGCAGGGCGTGGTGCACGTGGTGGGGCCGCAGCTGGGTCTGACCCAGCCGGGCACCACCGTGGTCTGCGGTGACTCGCACACCTCCACGCACGGCGCCTTCGGCGCCCTGGCGTTCGGCATCGGCACCTCCCAGGTGGAGCATGTGCTGGCCACCCAGACGCTGCCGCTGGCCCGCCCGAAGACCATGGCCATCACCATCGACGGCGAACTGCCCGACGGTGTCAGCGCCAAGGACCTGATCCTGGCGATCATCGCCAAGATCGGTACCGGCGGCGGCCAGGGCTACATCCTGGAATACCGCGGCTCCGCCATCGAGAAGCTCTCGATGGAAGCCCGGATGACCATCTGCAACATGTCGATCGAGGCCGGCGCCCGCGCGGGCATGATCGCCCCCGACGAGACCGCCTTCGCGTATCTCAAGGGCCGCGCCCACGCCCCCGAGGGCGAGGAGTGGGACGCCGCGGTCGCGTACTGGAAGACCCTGAAGTCCGACGACGACGCCGAATTCGACGCGGAGGTCGTCATCGACGCCGCCTCCCTGTCGCCGTTCGTCACCTGGGGCACCAACCCCGGCCAGGGCGCGCCGCTGTCGGCGAACGTCCCCGACCCGGCTTCGTACGAAGACGCTTCGGAGCGCCACGCCGCCGAAAAGGCCCTGGAGTACATGGGGTTGACCGCCGGACAGCCGCTGCGTGACATCCAGGTCGACACCGTCTTCGTAGGTTCGTGCACCAACGGCCGTATCGAGGACCTGCGCGCGGCCGCCGCGGTCGTCGAGGGCCGCAAAGTCGCCGACGGCGTACGGATGCTGGTCGTCCCCGGCTCCGCGCGGGTCGGTCTCCAGGCCGTCTCCGAGGGCCTGGACGTGGTCTTCAAGGAGGCCGGCGCCGAATGGCGGCACGCGGGCTGCTCGATGTGTCTGGGCATGAACCCGGACCAGCTGGCCCCCGGCGAGCGCTCCGCGTCGACCTCCAACCGCAACTTCGAGGGGAGGCAGGGCAAGGGCGGCCGTACGCACCTGGTCTCGCCCGAGGTCGCCGCCGCCTCGGCGGTCGCCGGCCGCCTGGCCTCCCCGGCCGACCTGTCCGACGCCCCTGTGCCCGCTGGAGTCTGAGAGCCATGGAAGCATTCACCACGCACACCGGCCGGGCGGTCCCGCTGCGCCGCAGCAACGTCGACACCGACCAGATCATCCCCGCCCACTGGCTCAAGAAGGTGACCAGGGACGGCTTCGAGGACGGCCTCTTCGAGGCCTGGCGCAAGGACGCCTCCTTCATCCTCAACCAGCCCGAGCGCCAGGGCGCCACGGTTCTGGTCGCGGGTCCCGACTTCGGTACGGGCTCCTCCCGTGAGCACGCCGTCTGGGCGCTCCAGAACTACGGCTTCAAGACCGTCATCTCGTCCCGGTTCGCCGACATCTTCCGCGGCAACTCGCTCAAGAACGGCCTGCTCACGGTGGTTCTGGACCAGAAGATCGTGGACGCGCTCCAGGAGCTGTCGGAGAAGGACCCGCAGGCCGAGATCACGGTCGACCTCGAGGCCCGTGAGGTGCGCGCCGAGGGCATCACCGCCGCCTTCGAGCTCGACGAGAACGCCCGCTGGCGGCTGCTGAACGGGCTGGACGACATCTCCATCACCCTCCAGAACGAGGGCGACATCGCGGCGTACGAGGCCAAGCGCCCCTCGCACAAGCCGAAGACGCTCCAGGTCTGACACCCGGCCCGGCTCCGGCCGGGCACGGCTGATTCCAGCCACGCGGCATCACTCTGTACCCCCAATCGTGGACGGTTGGGGGTACAGCTGTTTCCGCTCCCGGAGGGCTCCCGCGCACCCTCACGAGGACGGTCAACTCCCTTAGTTACAAGGCGGGTTGCCTGGGTAGGCGACTAT includes:
- a CDS encoding sensor histidine kinase, with the translated sequence MQGRFKRDGSASAEPEPRGGTDRGSSPQHAQNPGPAEVGGSGEHSARAGAKPKAPATTTDATSTGTPSYGSRVALRNWRISTRLVSLLALPVVAATSLGALRINESMDNIQQLDNMRLLTEMTKQATELAAALQQERDETAGPLTQGALANDYEVKSARDKTDVARKHFLQGTQQVDNATAEGQLVGVHDSLVGVVHELYNLNTIRGAAYNDPQNSTQTVDAYHRLITELLALSQDMAEATSNPEMIQRTRALAAFSSAKEYASIQRAVIAAALPTQPKVFGTLSKNDQQYAQSAQQSQESETSSFKNIYGEGNTELLLPIEGDNPTIKSADQYAKRVLSNSEGLKSQNKRSYKDWLDDDSAKIDQMSKIETTLLSEMEQKARELRNESQSEAIISGVLILLVLGVSLVGAFVVARSMIRSLRRLQDTATRVASDRLPELVKQLSESDPQDVDTSVESVGVHSRDEIGQVAAAFDDVHREAVRLAAEQALLRGNVNAMFTNLSRRSQGLIQRQLSLISELESREADPDQLSSLFKLDHLATRMRRNGENLLVLAGEEPGRRWTRPVPLVDVLRAAASEVEQYERIELSSVPGTEVAGRVVNDLVHLLAELLENATSFSSPQTKVKVTGHALPDGRVLIEIHDTGIGLSPEDLAAINERLAAPPTVDVSVSRRMGLFVVGRLSQRHGIRIQLRPSDSGGTTALVMLPVDVAQGGKKPMPNKPGQSAVGGGPAAAQASAGASAARRSGGPSLGAGAPSAPGGPLGAPPQRGQVGAGQGPRAALPGSNQGGRPGGSGGAHGQQGQAGGQQGRQAPAGANAFGQSPQQGFPAQNGSQQQGFGNGNGTGQNAFGDSNAAPAAPPAKAPSNGKGGRRRPQLPGRGGAARAELPGGNAGSRTPSWSDDNAQPPVPRTSLDTPRGHEEPDATSRMPRVEDRGPASTAEFARPDFDAPRPGASAPQNNGQNNGQYGYGNQSPTGQNPAATGQFPAQGYGASQSPSSTGQFAQPGYAPSQDPASTGQFAATGYGNGQGSSTGQYERPATPQPPARPQVPEALPPASNPGDGRTPLYDTLETNWFHGQANGSDGAPANGTAHQDNGSQGYPPAAPQQPQTPPAPQRPAAAPAAAPTAAPAATTTWRSSPNDDLVKQAERSRKPSAGGVTTSGLPRRVPRANLVAGTAQQQQHQSGPQVSRAPDDVRGRLTNLRRGIQQGRQAAPNGQTGSFPSPTHQQER
- a CDS encoding fumarylacetoacetate hydrolase family protein, with product MRIARFSIDGNVAFGAVEGDKPDELVLDIIKGIPFADFELSGTKVPLNKVRLLPPVLPNKVVAFGRNYAEHAKELGNEVPDAPFAFFKPSTSVTGPGDPIQYPSFSSELHHEAELAVVIGRMCREVPRERVKDVILGYTCANDVTARDVQRREKQWARAKGFDSSCPLGPWVETDLDPADLTIQCTVNGQQRQLGRTSEMIHSIEDLIVNITEAMTLLPGDVILTGTPAGVGPLNVGDEVAVTIEGIGTLTNKVIKRG
- the gltX gene encoding glutamate--tRNA ligase yields the protein MANVRVRFCPSPTGNPHVGLVRTALFNWAFARHNEGTLVFRIEDTDAARDSEESYDQLLDSMRWLGFDWDEGPEIGGPHAPYRQSQRMDIYADVAAKLLDAGHAYRCYCSTEELDTRRDAARAAGKPSGYDGHCRDLSAEQKAAYEAEGRKPIVRFRMPDEAITFDDLVRGEITYLPENVPDYGIVRANGAPLYTLVNPVDDALMEITHVLRGEDLLSSTPRQIALYKALTELGIAKETPAFGHLPYVMGEGNKKLSKRDPESSLNLYRERGFLPEGLLNYLSLLGWSLAADRDIFSIDEMVAAFDVTDVNPNPARFDLKKCEAINADHIRMLDVKDFTERCAPWLRAPFAPWAPEDFDEAQWQAIAPHAQSRMKVLSEITDNVDFLFLPEPAVDEASWTKAMKEGSDALLRTAREKLEAADWTSPESLKEAVLAAGEEHGLKLGKAQAPVRVAVTGRTVGLPLFESLEILGKEKTLARVDAALERLAA
- a CDS encoding HAD family hydrolase, with product MSIDAVVWDIDDTLFDYTAADRAGMRDHLAAEGLLDGGTTVEQALARWREITDAQWARYAAGETDWQGQRRDRVRVFLGEPLSDTEADAWFDRYVTHYEGAWALFPDVLPVLDALVASHRHAVLSNSSLLVQDRKLRVLGVHDRFEAILCAAELGVSKPAAAAFHAACDALGLPPHRVAYVGDHPEIDGRGAADAGLLSVWIDRGGAHAAAAGRTGPRRIGSLAELPAILDTDTRFGAWSTFG
- the ndgR gene encoding IclR family transcriptional regulator NdgR, which encodes MDNSSGVGVLDKAALVLSALESGPATLAGLVAATGLARPTAHRLAVALEHHRMVARDMQGRFILGPRLAELAAAAGEDRLLATAGPVLTHLRDITGESAQLYRRQGDMRICVAAAERLSGLRDTVPVGSTLTMKAGSSAQILMAWEEPERLHRGLQGARFTATALSGVRRRGWAQSIGEREPGVASVSAPVRGPSNRVVAAVSVSGPIERLSRHPGRMHAQAVIDAAGRLSEALRRTG
- the leuC gene encoding 3-isopropylmalate dehydratase large subunit; this translates as MGRTLAEKVWDDHVVRRADGEPDLLFIDLHLLHEVTSPQAFDGLRQAGRPVRRLDLTIATEDHNTPTLDIDKPIADPVSRVQLETLRKNAAEFGVRLHSLGDVEQGVVHVVGPQLGLTQPGTTVVCGDSHTSTHGAFGALAFGIGTSQVEHVLATQTLPLARPKTMAITIDGELPDGVSAKDLILAIIAKIGTGGGQGYILEYRGSAIEKLSMEARMTICNMSIEAGARAGMIAPDETAFAYLKGRAHAPEGEEWDAAVAYWKTLKSDDDAEFDAEVVIDAASLSPFVTWGTNPGQGAPLSANVPDPASYEDASERHAAEKALEYMGLTAGQPLRDIQVDTVFVGSCTNGRIEDLRAAAAVVEGRKVADGVRMLVVPGSARVGLQAVSEGLDVVFKEAGAEWRHAGCSMCLGMNPDQLAPGERSASTSNRNFEGRQGKGGRTHLVSPEVAAASAVAGRLASPADLSDAPVPAGV
- the leuD gene encoding 3-isopropylmalate dehydratase small subunit — its product is MEAFTTHTGRAVPLRRSNVDTDQIIPAHWLKKVTRDGFEDGLFEAWRKDASFILNQPERQGATVLVAGPDFGTGSSREHAVWALQNYGFKTVISSRFADIFRGNSLKNGLLTVVLDQKIVDALQELSEKDPQAEITVDLEAREVRAEGITAAFELDENARWRLLNGLDDISITLQNEGDIAAYEAKRPSHKPKTLQV